One Helianthus annuus cultivar XRQ/B chromosome 12, HanXRQr2.0-SUNRISE, whole genome shotgun sequence genomic region harbors:
- the LOC110894495 gene encoding uncharacterized protein LOC110894495 yields the protein MSRLYDGWNEILKIQKFRRAVGKTIFFSFSALISYAYNSNTTRAGFSRGDQFYASYPAGSELLTDTTKLYKSALGNCFEVEEWGPIEWSIMAKHFERQGKSPYAYHAQYQAHIASNGHLDGSG from the exons ATGAGTAGGCTCTATGATGGGTGGAATGAGATTTTAAAGATTCAGAAGTTCCGAAGAGCAGTGGGAAAAACTATATTCTTTTCTTTCTCGGCGCTCATTAGCTATGCATACAACTCGAATAC GACAAGAGCTGGGTTTTCCAGAGGTGATCAATTTTATGCGTCATATCCTGCAGGGAGTGAGCTTTTGACCGATACTACTAAG TTGTATAAATCTGCACTGGGGAATTGTTTTGAAGTGGAAGAATGGGGCCCGATTGAATGGTCTATAATGGCTAAACATTTCGAGCGTCAAGGGAAATCACCGTATGCATATCATGCT CAATACCAGGCTCACATTGCCTCTAATGGACATCTTGATGGAAGTGGATGA
- the LOC110892643 gene encoding uncharacterized mitochondrial protein AtMg00810-like, with product MYLPEGYEDNDKSKVCKLNKSLYGLKQAPRMWNEKLVGVLLGSGFVQSKCDTSLFVKNVDNIFVVLLVYVDDIVVTGNSMSEIEKVKQSLKSQFLIKDLGLLQYFLGIEVLTCDEGLCLSQRKYRTDLLTEYGMLGCKPVSVPIDQSHAVNALLESNSGPLHNITGYQQLVGKLIYLSHTRPDISYAVHILSQFMHSPTEGHLKLAFHLLRYLKSAPGRGLIFSKSKSFNLTVFADSDWAKCLVSRKSVTGFCVFLGNSLVSWKSKKQTTVSRSSAEAEYRSMCAAACESIWLKNLLSELEVNVEVPIKLFCDNNAAISIAANPVFHDRTKHFELDLFFLRDLISKGTVKCVGIKSEMQVADIFTKGVLVKDHQYLCEKLQLFDMFR from the coding sequence ATGTATTTACCGGaaggttatgaagacaatgataAGTCTAAAGTGTGTAAGTTGAATAAGTCTTTGTATGGACTAAAGCAAGCTCCTCGAATGTGGAATGAAAAACTTGTGGGAGTTTTACTTGGTTCTGGTTTTGTCCAAAGCAAATGTGACACATCCTTGTTTGTTAAAAATGTTGATAATATATTTGTTGTGCTTTTGGTTTATGTCGATGACATTGTGGTTACTGGTAACTCTATGTCTGAAATTGAAAAAGTAAAACAAAGTTTAAAATCTCAATTTTTGATTAAGGATCTAGGGCTGTTACAATATTTTTTAGGTATAGAAGTTTTAACTTGTGATGAAGGTTTATGCTTGTCACAAAGAAAGTATCGTACTGACTTACTGACTGAGTATGGAATGCTAGGATGCAAACCTGTAAGTGTTCCTATTGATCAAAGTCATGCTGTTAATGCTTTACTTGAAAGTAATTCTGGTCCTTTACACAATATAACTGGGTATCAACAGTTAGTAGGGAAACTTATATACCTCTCTCACACTAGGCCTGATATTTCATATGCTGTTCATATCTTGAGTCAGTTCATGCATAGTCCTACTGAAGGACATCTAAAACTTGCTTTTCATTTGTTAAGATATCTTAAGTCTGCTCCTGGAAGAGGGTTGATATTTAGTAAGAGTAAGTCTTTTAATTTGACTGTTTTTGCTGATTCTGACTGGGCCAAGTGCTTGGTGTCCAGGAAATCTGTTACTGGATTTTGTGTTTTCCTTGGTAACTCTTTGGTATCTTGGAAAAGTAAGAAACAGACTACTGTGTCTAGGTCTTCAGCTGAGGCTGAATACAGGTCTATGTGTGCTGCTGCATGTGAATCTATTTGGTTAAAAAATTTGCTTAGTGAGTTAGAGGTCAATGTAGAAGTTCCTATTAAACTGTTCTGTGATAATAATGCTGCTATCTCTATAGCAGCAAACCCAGTTTTCCATGATCGGACCAAACATTTTGAATTAGACCTGTTTTTTCTAAGAGACTTGATTTCAAAAGGAACTGTAAAATGTGTTGGTATAAAATCTGAGATGCAAGTGGCTGATATCTTTACAAAAGGGGTTTTAGTTAAAGATCATCAGTACTTGTGTGAAAAATTACAGTTGTTTGATATGTTTAGATGA